From the genome of Spinacia oleracea cultivar Varoflay chromosome 2, BTI_SOV_V1, whole genome shotgun sequence, one region includes:
- the LOC110796674 gene encoding F-box protein 7 translates to MASSSELNSPIVAELEAAHRWKTSQYFVTERPWLDLYGVRVSPVAAYGSVSNKPSIDPALIHRTLPDELLHEIFARMPPYYLGRAACVCRKWRYAIRNPVFWRITCLKAWQLSGVVYNYKVLHSKYEGSWRKMWLLRPRLRTDGIYVSRNTYIRAGIAEWTVSNPVHLVCYYRYIKFFPSGRFLYKNSSQKLKDVAKFMNFRASKAESIYRGQYTLTDDKVEAALLYPGTRPTVLRIRLRVRGTTAGANNRMDLVSLVTSGVNVNEANHEEDMLDVVEGWEDDETHNPDVPAVSHNRGMTPFVFVPFEEVETSVVNLPVDKMDFFVPDY, encoded by the exons ATGGCTTCTTCATCAG AGTTGAATTCCCCAATTGTGGCGGAATTAGAGGCTGCTCACCGTTGGAAGACTTCCCAATACTTCGTTACTGAAAGACCCTGGCTTG ATCTGTATGGGGTTAGGGTTAGTCCAGTGGCAGCATATGGAAGTGTTAGTAACAAGCCTTCTATTGATCCTGCACTTATCCACCGCACTCTGCCTGATGAGTTGCTTCACGAG ATCTTTGCAAGAATGCCTCCTTATTATCTGGGAAGAGCAGCCTGTGTTTGTCGAAAATGGAGATACGCCATCCGCAATCCTGTATTTTGGCGCATAACATGCTTGAAAGCGTGGCAG CTTTCTGGAGTGGTGTACAATTACAAGGTTTTGCATTCAAAATATGAAGGGTCATGGAGAAAAATGTGGCTCTTAAGACCAAGATTGCGAACTGATG GCATTTATGTGAGTAGGAATACTTATATACGTGCTGGAATCGCCGAATGGACAGTTTCAAATCCAGTACATTTG GTGTGCTATTACCGGTACATCAAGTTTTTCCCCTCTGGAAGATTTTTGTACAAG AATTCTTCTCAAAAACTTAAAGAtgttgcaaagtttatgaactTTCGAGCATCTAAAGCTGAGTCTATTTACCGTGGACAATACACATTGACCGACGACAAG GTCGAAGCTGCACTTCTGTACCCTGGTACGAGGCCTACTGTTTTGCGAATTCGGTTAAG GGTGAGAGGGACAACAGCTGGAGCTAATAACAGAATGGATTTGGTCTCGCTCGTAACCAGTGGTGTTAATGTCAATGAAGCAAACCACGAGGAAGACATGCTTGATGTAGTCGAAGGATGGGAAGATGACGAGACACATAATCCTGATGTTCCTGCAGTGTCGCACAACAGGGGCATGACTCCTTTTGTCTTTGTTCCGTTTGAAGAG GTGGAAACATCAGTTGTGAATCTTCCAGTTGACAAGATGGATTTCTTTGTGCCTGACTATTAA
- the LOC110796763 gene encoding acetyltransferase At1g77540, whose product MAANNKEKDGGADEPRIIWSENRDRFETEDKKAYLEYHLQIHGNSQIMNILHTFVPTSKRGLGLASHLCVAAFNHAQSHSLSVIPSCSYVSDTFLPRNPTWNSLVYKEDLKSSI is encoded by the exons ATGGCGgcaaacaacaaagaaaaagatGGAGGAGCAGATGAACCCAGAATAATATGGAGCGAAAATCGAGACAGATTCGAAACAGAAGACAAGAAAGCTTATTTAGAATACCATCTTCAAATCCATGGAAATTCCCAAATCATGAACATTCTTCACACCTTCGTTCCTACTTCCAAACGAGGCCTTGGATTAGCCTCTCACCTCTGCGTTGCCGCCTTCAATCATGCGCAGTCTCACTCTTTGTCCGTCATTCCATCATGCTCCTATGTCTCT GACACATTTCTTCCAAGAAATCCAACATGGAACTCGTTAGTCTACAAAGAAGATCTTAAATCCAGTATCTGA
- the LOC110796600 gene encoding BTB/POZ domain-containing protein At1g21780, which translates to MYESVLSLSPQQQSLQNPKKMADTKVETISRLAQWKIDNFGPCSYKKSDSFKLGLWNWHLAIEKNRYLYVRLFPEPSRVSKDQPPLARFILRVSNLGVSRRPYISPIHERLLRNSDDFVWPVDITFFGRFVIDVEFLDLKICAPIGGEAVSIWPTQGNMQSLSSQSALQTISRMLYEGIHTDVTIKTADGTLKAHKAILSASSTVFQSMFLHDLKEKESSTIEINDMSLESCMALLSYVYGTIKPEDFWKHRLSLLAAANKYDITSLKDACEESLLEDINSGNVLERLQEAGLYQLDKLKKGCLTYLFEFGKIYDIKDELNGFFQTADRELLTEMFQEVLSVWKPA; encoded by the exons ATGTATGAAAGCGTTCTGAGTCTCTCTCCTCAGCAACAGTCATTACAAAACCCCAAAAAAATGGCGGATACCAAAGTTGAAACCATTTCAAGACTTGCCCAGTGGAAAATCGACAATTTTGGCCCTTGTTCTTACAAAAAATCCGACTCTTTTAAACTGGGTCTTTGGAATTG GCATTTAGCAATTGAAAAGAATCGATATTTGTATGTAAGATTATTTCCAGAGCCTTCTCGGGTGTCGAAGGATCAGCCGCCACTTGCTCGTTTTATTCTTAGAGTTTCTAATCTTGGTGTTAGTCGCAGACCCTATATTTCTCCCA TTCACGAGAGACTTCTTCGTAACAGTGATGATTTTGTGTGGCCTGTGGACATAACATTTTTTGGTCGCTTTGTCATTGATGTTGAATTTCTGGACTTGAAGATCTGCGCACCAATT GGTGGTGAAGCGGTTTCAATTTGGCCAACGCAGGGAAACATGCAATCTTTATCTTCCCAAAGTGCCCTTCAAACAATCTCTCGCATGCTCTACGAAGGAATCCACACCGACGTTACCATCAAAACTGCTGACGGAACCCTAAAAGCTCACAAAGCAATCCTCTCAGCAAGTTCTACCGTGTTTCAGAGTATGTTCCTACACGacctaaaagaaaaagaatcctcCACCATTGAGATAAACGACATGTCATTGGAATCATGCATGGCTCTTCTAAGTTACGTGTATGGAACCATAAAACCCGAGGATTTCTGGAAACACAGGCTCAGTCTTTTAGCAGCCGCGAATAAATATGACATAACGAGTCTTAAAGATGCGTGTGAAGAAAGCCTCTTAGAGGACATTAACTCGGGGAATGTTCTAGAAAGATTGCAGGAGGCCGGGCTTTACCAGCTTGATAAACTGAAGAAAGGGTGTTTAACTTACTTGTTTGAGTTTGGAAAGATTTATGATATTAAGGATGAATTAAACGGCTTTTTTCAAACTGCTGATAGGGAATTATTAACAGAGATGTTTCAGGAGGTTCTTTCGGTATGGAAACCAGCATAA
- the LOC110796514 gene encoding uncharacterized protein: MFFFFVGGVEQQVGQVLKTGISRCISCNSKADLVKYDNVLKVFFVPVWKWPGKKPLLHCNTCNLFFPESFSIPPATTSFPQPGEIDVLRCQSCARVVEAGYRFCPFCGVSL; this comes from the coding sequence atgttcTTCTTCTTTGTGGGAGGAGTTGAGCAGCAGGTTGGACAAGTACTGAAAACAGGAATTAGCAGGTGCATCAGCTGTAATTCCAAAGCTGATCTTGTCAAATACGACAACGTTTTGAAGGTTTTCTTTGTACCTGTTTGGAAATGGCCTGGTAAAAAACCTCTCCTTCATTGTAACACCTGCAATCTCTTTTTCCCTGAATCATTTTCCATTCCTCCTGCAACGACGTCGTTTCCACAGCCCGGTGAAATCGATGTTTTACGGTGTCAATCTTGTGCTCGTGTTGTTGAGGCTGGTTACcgattttgccccttttgtggTGTTTCTTTGTAA
- the LOC110796344 gene encoding chlorophyllide a oxygenase, chloroplastic → MNAVATASALSLPISLSRPSKFNPRKVKGSFGVFAVFGEDGGSIDKKSTWGALFNVEDPRPKAPLYKGKILDANQALEVARFDIQYLDWRARHDVLSIMLLHEKVVEVLNPLAREYKSVGTLRKELDGLQEELAQAHKQVHISEARVSAAFDKLAYMEELVNDRLLQDRTTTETNQPHASSSTSTQPMETGKRKVSPRKNLDVSGPVKPYHPYLKNFWYPVAFSADLKDDTMIPMDCFEEPWVIFRGKDGKPGCVRNTCAHRACPLDLGSVNEGRIQCPYHGWEYSTDGKCEKMPSTKLLDVRIKSLPCFEQEGMIWIWPGSDPPAANLPSLLPPQGFVVHAEIVMELPVEHGLLLDNLLDLAHAPFTHTSTFAKGWSVPSLVKFLTPSSGLEGYWDPYPIDMEFRPPCVVLSTIGISKPGKLEGQSTKQCATHLHQLHVCLPSSKNKTRLLYRMSLDFAPILKHVPLIHHLWRHFAQKVLDEDLRLVLGQQERMINGANIWNWPVPYDKLGVRYRQWREAVDRGEKRLPFTK, encoded by the exons ATGAATGCTGTTGCTACTGCTTCTGCTCTTTCTCTTCCTATCTCTCTTAGTCGACCTTCTAAATTTAATCCCAGAAAG GTAAAAGGCAGTTTTGGGGTGTTTGCTGTTTTCGGAGAAGATGGAGGGTCCATAGACAAGAAGAGCACATGGGGGGCGCTCTTTAATGTGGAGGATCCAAGACCTAAAGCTCCATTATATAAAGGAAAAATATTAGACGCGAATCAAGCCTTGGAAGTTGCAAGATTTGATATCCAATACTTGGATTGGCGAGCTAGACATGATGTTCTTTCAATAATGCTCCTACATGAAAAG GTCGTGGAGGTACTAAATCCTCTTGCTCGTGAATACAAGTCCGTTGGTACTTTGAGAAAGGAGCTAGACGGGTTACAAGAAGAGCTTGCACAGGCTCATAAACAG GTTCATATTTCTGAAGCACGGGTTTCAGCAGCTTTTGATAAACTAGCTTACATGGAGGAACTGGTTAATGATAGGTTGTTACAAGACAGAACAACAACTGAAACCAATCAACCACATGCTTCATCAAGTACCTCCACACAGCCCATGGAAACCGGTAAGAGGAAGGTGTCTCCTCGTAAAAACTTAGATGTATCGGGTCCTGTCAAACCCTACCATCCTTACTTGAAGAACTTCTGGTACCCTGTTGCCTTTTCTGCAGACTTGAAGGATGACACTATG ATCCCAATGGACTGCTTTGAAGAACCGTGGGTGATTTTCCGTGGTAAAGATGGAAAACCTGGGTGTGTAAGGAATACCTGTGCACATAGAGCTTGCCCTCTTGATCTTGGCTCTGTGAATGAGGGTCGCATCCAATGTCCTTATCATG GATGGGAATACTCAACAGATGGAAAATGCGAGAAAATGCCATCTACGAAGTTACTAGATGTTAGGATAAAGTCGTTGCCTTGCTTTGAACAAGAGGGGATGATTTGGATTTGGCCCGGTAGTGACCCTCCTGCTGCCAACCTTCCTTCACTCTTACCTCCTCAAGGGTTTGTAGTTCATGCAGAG ATAGTGATGGAACTTCCAGTTGAACATGGACTACTTTTGGATAATCTTCTGGATCTGGCGCATGCTCCCTTTACTCATACTTCCACGTTTGCCAAAGGATGGAGTGTTCCAAG TTTGGTGAAATTCTTGACACCATCGTCAGGACTTGAAGGATATTGGGACCCGTATCCCATAGATATGGAGTTCAGACCACCTTGTGTAGTACTTTCTACAATTGGGATCTCTAAGCCTGGAAAACTAGAAGGACAGAGTACTAAGCAGTGCGCAACCCATCTTCACCAGCTTCACGTTTGCTTACCATCATCGAAAAATAAAACAAGATTGCTTTATAGAATGTCATTAGATTTTGCTCCAATACTAAAGCATGTTCCCCTCATACACCATTTATGGAGGCACTTTGCTCAGAAG GTGTTGGATGAAGATCTAAGACTAGTGCTCGGACAACAAGAACGTATGATCAATGGAGCAAACATCTGGAACTGGCCTGTACCTTATGACAAACTCGGTGTGAGATATAGACAATGGAGAGAAGCAGTCGATAGAGGAGAGAAACGTCTTCCCTTCACCAAATGA